A stretch of the Lolium perenne isolate Kyuss_39 chromosome 3, Kyuss_2.0, whole genome shotgun sequence genome encodes the following:
- the LOC127342090 gene encoding uncharacterized protein codes for MSFEDKAIASRMTSPSPKAAVSESDLRIINAASNVDHSQANSQANAVLGPVAIFWDIENCPVPSDVRPDDVAGYIRTAIRMHPFVKGAVTMLSAYGDFNAFPRRLREGCQRTGVKLVDVPNGRKDAADKAILVDMFLFALDNRPPSSIMLISGDVDFAPALHILGQRGYTIVLAIPSSVTVSSALSSAGSFVWDWPSLARGAGSVPPRSLGHRAPDPSFCLNSVTVGKFPEIQTEEEAIVYMGTSRTEYSGRTSNQTYCYNSSQMTGELCKAFYTVPDGNCGTSTSLRSHNVSCGLNEVPVVDQGFTGEQSWWVRPGDLQGLKGQLIRLFELSGGSVPLFRVPSEYLKLFGRHLYVAEYGAVKLVHIFEKLSESFVVIGKGQRKMICLRNSGDRNLKKFSSTPMILKNDKRGNATLEVGTTGTCRQVSSSSDDFSEDEQNISPDAIGAYVFDSHLDNCSKEIEALLVCYLHYPIPLCQFEDMYEQRYKKSLDYQSFGVDGLEELLCKLNDVVELTVDEDDTKFIRAKLGKR; via the coding sequence ATGTCTTTTGAAGATAAAGCAATCGCTAGCCGTATGACCTCACCCTCACCGAAAGCTGCGGTATCAGAATCAGATCTTCGGATCATAAATGCTGCATCAAATGTGGATCATTCTCAAGCAAATAGCCAGGCAAATGCAGTCCTTGGTCCAGTGGCTATCTTTTGGGACATTGAGAACTGCCCTGTTCCAAGTGATGTACGGCCAGATGATGTGGCTGGGTATATAAGAACAGCAATACGGATGCATCCTTTTGTTAAGGGCGCAGTTACAATGCTATCTGCTTATGGAGACTTCAATGCTTTCCCTAGAAGACTCAGGGAGGGCTGTCAGCGAACTGGAGTCAAACTTGTTGATGTCCCAAATGGACGGAAAGATGCAGCTGATAAGGCCATACTGGTAGATATGTTTCTCTTTGCTCTGGACAATCGGCCACCGTCGTCAATTATGCTTATATCTGGTGACGTTGACTTCGCTCCTGCACTCCATATACTTGGTCAGCGTGGATACACTATTGTCCTTGCCATTCCATCTTCAGTTACTGTCTCATCAGCTTTGAGCAGTGCTGGGAGTTTTGTGTGGGACTGGCCTAGTCTTGCCCGTGGTGCAGGCAGTGTGCCCCCCAGATCCTTAGGACATCGTGCTCCTGATCCTTCATTCTGTCTCAATAGTGTAACGGTGGGGAAATTTCCTGAAATACAGACTGAAGAGGAGGCCATTGTTTATATGGGAACTTCGAGGACCGAGTACAGTGGCAGAACAAGCAACCAGACATATTGCTATAACTCTTCACAGATGACTGGTGAATTATGCAAAGCTTTCTATACTGTCCCAGATGGGAATTGTGGCACTAGCACATCATTGAGGTCACATAATGTATCATGCGGTTTGAATGAAGTCCCAGTGGTAGACCAAGGTTTTACAGGTGAACAGTCATGGTGGGTTCGTCCTGGTGATCTTCAGGGCTTGAAGGGTCAACTTATAAGGTTATTTGAGTTATCTGGTGGATCTGTTCCACTTTTCCGTGTTCCTTCAGAGTACTTGAAGCTCTTCGGAAGGCACCTGTATGTAGCAGAATATGGAGCTGTTAAACTTGTGCATATTTTCGAAAAGCTATCCGAATCTTTTGTTGTCATAGGGAAGGGTCAGAGAAAGATGATTTGCCTCCGCAATTCTGGTGATAGGAACCTGAAGAAATTCTCGAGTACGCCAATGATTCTGAAAAATGATAAGAGAGGCAATGCTACTCTTGAGGTAGGTACTACCGGAACATGTCGGCAGGTGAGCAGTTCGTCAGATGATTTCTCAGAGGATGAACAGAACATTAGCCCTGATGCCATTGGAGCATATGTGTTTGATAGCCATCTGGACAATTGCAGCAAGGAGATTGAGGCTCTTCTCGTTTGCTACTTGCACTACCCTATTCCACTGTGTCAGTTTGAGGACATGTACGAGCAACGGTACAAGAAGTCTCTCGACTACCAGAGCTTTGGAGTCGATGGTCTGGAGGAACTACTTTGCAAGTTAAATGATGTTGTCGAGTTGACTGTGGATGAGGATGACACGAAGTTTATCAGAGCCAAGTTAGGGAAACGCTAG